The proteins below are encoded in one region of Triticum aestivum cultivar Chinese Spring chromosome 1B, IWGSC CS RefSeq v2.1, whole genome shotgun sequence:
- the LOC123146468 gene encoding uncharacterized protein isoform X1 — translation MSGGGGGAGGGGKGAAAAGPVPQASRKLVQSLKEIVNRPDAEIYAALRECSMDPDEAVSRLLSQDTFQEVKSKRDKKKEVKETPEPRSRAANNATSRGVRGGPDRGGRNNSAYNSSIDNMTSRSSVSGSGMQSTNSTQKQTVQSSSVNKNLVVDAPSVPPQTSSGFQHGWSGTPGQLSMADIVKMGGRPQAQGKPSTKTVVTADKGYAGQYPSLPTTVNQNAKQSASTVAPTELDQGLPSAQDSVLVKDHSHTAADNKQKYDNDWSPQDDPPAGNQSSLPETSGDPSLFEAPLHPSTHVADAVYLHENSYLDDNISAAMRSGNASERHLDHYGGNSEYNDGLLQNSSTYLAQTHSHIEDQAEESNADVSAAANFQGLSLHDEELAATKFAEDNPAVIIPDHLQVANTGCAGLSFGSFGSGAFSGLLPPPKSTENNVELPIVEESEPIDHTDTRDQDFYEIPPNSPPNENLEEIMGASTENLDVPSVQQPDVLRQEILDDPSGVQYNLPSVSSHAYANPAQPNAMDAMQGSNQAHTLSHLSSLLQSNTLQQHNLLGSNMAPLRDLDFGLSPLLAAQAQSMGARYNSAAPTTTGMQEPMKPGVFSNTQSTQNLPSTSIQMAPSLPQQLVHPYSQPTLPIAPFANMIGANMIGYNPYLAQNYPAYLPSTAFQQAYSSNGQFHQSAAAVPGAGMKYSMPQYKNNMSAANLQQQQQPSSVISGYAGFGSSSNLPGNFALNQNAAPPSANLGFDEALSAQYKEANQYMALQQQGDNSAMWLHGAGSRTASAIPPTQFYGYQGQSQQQGAFRQAQQPQQPSQYGGHGYPAFYHSQGGGMAQEHHPQNPADGALNGYQAAQQQQQQQQQPSHQSWQQHANY, via the exons atgagcggcggcggcggcggcgcggggggcgGAGGGAAGGGGGCCGCGGCCGCGGGGCCCGTCCCGCAGGCCTCGAGGAAGCTCGTGCAGAGCCTCAAGGAGATCGTCAACCGCCCGGACGCCGAGATCTACGCCGCGCTGCGCGAGTGCTCCATGGACCCCGACGAGGCCGTCAGCCGCCTCCTCTCCCAAG ATACCTTTCAAGAGGTAAAGAGCAAGCGTGACAAGAAAAAAGAG GTTAAAGAGACTCCCGAGCCAAGGTCTCGAGCGGCAAATAATGCTACCAGTCGAGGTGTAAGAGGTGGTCCAGATCGAGGTGGGCGAAACAATTCTGCTTACAACAGCTCCATTG ATAACATGACCTCAAGGTCATCCGTCTCAGGATCTGGTATGCAATCAACCAATTCCACCCAGAAGCAAACAGTTCAAAG TTCCTCCGTGAACAAAAATCTGGTTGTTGATGCACCATCGGTACCACCACAAACATCATCTGGGTTTCAGCATGGCTGGTCTGGGACGCCAGGTCAGTTGTCAATGGCTGATATTGTGAAAATGGGTGGCAGGCCACAGGCTCAGGGGAAGCCTTCTACCAAGACTGTGGTCACAGCGGACAAAGGATATGCCGGACAATACCCATCTTTGCCCACCACTGTAAACCAGAATGCAAAACAATCTGCGAGCACAGTTGCACCAACAGAGCTTGACCAAGGGTTACCTTCTGCGCAAGATTCTGTTCTGGTTAAGGACCACAGTCACACAGCTGCTGATAACAAGCAGAAATATGATAATGATTGGTCTCCACAAGATGACCCGCCAGCAGGGAATCAATCCTCCCTCCCTGAGACATCTGGGGACCCATCATTATTTGAGGCACCATTACATCCATCGACGCATGTTGCTGATGCGGTTTACTTGCATGAAAATTCTTATTTGGATGATAACATCTCTGCTGCAATGAGATCAGGAAATGCTTCTGAGAGACACTTGGATCACTATGGAGGGAATTCTGAATATAATGATGGATTATTGCAGAACTCGAGTACCTATCTGGCTCAGACGCATTCTCACATAGAGGACCAAG CTGAGGAGTCCAATGCTGATGTATCAGCAGCAGCAAACTTCCAGGGTCTGAGCCTACATGATGAAGAGCTAGCTGCCACAAAGTTTGCCGAAGATAACCCAGCAGTTATAATTCCGGACCATCTGCAAGTTGCCAACACAGGCTGTGCCGGATTGAGCTTTGGCAGTTTCGGATCTGGTGCATTTTCTGGGCTCCTCCCACCGCCAAAGAGCACTGAAAACAATGTGGAGTTGCCTATTGTGGAGGAATCTGAACCTATAGATCATACAGATACGAG GGATCAAGATTTCTACGAAATTCCTCCGAATTCGCCACCAAACGAGAACCTTGAGGAAATTATGGGAGCTAGCACTGAGAATCTTGATGTACCTTCTGTTCAACAGCCTGATGTCCTGAGACAAGAAATACTGGATGATCCTTCAGGTGTTCAATATAATCTGCCATCAGTCTCGAGCCACGCGTATGCGAACCCAGCACAGCCAAATGCAATGGATGCCATGCAAGGAAGTAACCAAGCGCACACTCTTTCACACCTGTCAAGCTTGCTG CAATCAAATACGTTACAACAACACAACCTGTTGGGCTCTAATATGGCACCTCTTCGGGACTTGGACTTCGGTTTATCACCTTTGTTGGCAGCACAAGCACAATCAATGGGAGCAAGATATAACTCAGCTGCACCAACTACTACTGGCATGCAGGAG CCAATGAAGCCAGGAGTTTTCTCGAACACTCAATCCACACAAAATCTTCCGAGTACCAGCATTCAGATGGCCCCCTCTCTTCCTCAGCAATTAGTCCATCCTTACTCACAGCCCACTTTACCTATTGCACCTTTCGCAAATATGATTGGCGCAAATATGATTGGCTATAATCCATACTTGGCACAAAACTACCCTGCTTACCTACCATCAACAGCCTTCCAGCAAGCGTACTCGAGTAATGGACAGTTCCATCAGTCTGCCGCTGCTGTACCTGGAGCTGGCATGAAGTACTCGATGCCACAATACAAGAACAACATGTCAGCCGCaaacttacaacaacaacaacaaccttcGTCGGTTATATCTGGTTATGCAGGCTTTGGTAGCTCAAGTAACCTTCCAGGAAATTTTGCCCTCAACCAGAATGCTGCCCCTCCGTCGGCTAATCTTGGGTTTGATGAAGCATTGAGCGCTCAGTACAAAGAGGCCAATCAATACATGGCTCTCCAGCAGCAG GGCGACAACTCTGCGATGTGGCTTCATGGGGCTGGTTCAAGAACCGCGTCAGCAATTCCTCCTACCCAGTTCTATGGCTACCAGGGACAGAGCCAGCAGCAGGGCGCCTTCCGGCAGGCGCAGCAGCCCCAGCAGCCTTCTCAATACGGGGGCCATGGATACCCGGCGTTCTACCATTCCCAGGGCGGCGGCATGGCGCAGGAGCACCACCCCCAGAACCCGGCCGACGGAGCCCTGAATGGCTACCAGgcggcgcagcagcagcagcagcagcagcagcagccatctCACCAGAGCTGGCAGCAGCACGCCAACTACTGA
- the LOC123146468 gene encoding uncharacterized protein isoform X2, which translates to MCGCEDTFQEVKSKRDKKKEVKETPEPRSRAANNATSRGVRGGPDRGGRNNSAYNSSIDNMTSRSSVSGSGMQSTNSTQKQTVQSSSVNKNLVVDAPSVPPQTSSGFQHGWSGTPGQLSMADIVKMGGRPQAQGKPSTKTVVTADKGYAGQYPSLPTTVNQNAKQSASTVAPTELDQGLPSAQDSVLVKDHSHTAADNKQKYDNDWSPQDDPPAGNQSSLPETSGDPSLFEAPLHPSTHVADAVYLHENSYLDDNISAAMRSGNASERHLDHYGGNSEYNDGLLQNSSTYLAQTHSHIEDQAEESNADVSAAANFQGLSLHDEELAATKFAEDNPAVIIPDHLQVANTGCAGLSFGSFGSGAFSGLLPPPKSTENNVELPIVEESEPIDHTDTRDQDFYEIPPNSPPNENLEEIMGASTENLDVPSVQQPDVLRQEILDDPSGVQYNLPSVSSHAYANPAQPNAMDAMQGSNQAHTLSHLSSLLQSNTLQQHNLLGSNMAPLRDLDFGLSPLLAAQAQSMGARYNSAAPTTTGMQEPMKPGVFSNTQSTQNLPSTSIQMAPSLPQQLVHPYSQPTLPIAPFANMIGANMIGYNPYLAQNYPAYLPSTAFQQAYSSNGQFHQSAAAVPGAGMKYSMPQYKNNMSAANLQQQQQPSSVISGYAGFGSSSNLPGNFALNQNAAPPSANLGFDEALSAQYKEANQYMALQQQGDNSAMWLHGAGSRTASAIPPTQFYGYQGQSQQQGAFRQAQQPQQPSQYGGHGYPAFYHSQGGGMAQEHHPQNPADGALNGYQAAQQQQQQQQQPSHQSWQQHANY; encoded by the exons ATGTGTGGATGTGAAG ATACCTTTCAAGAGGTAAAGAGCAAGCGTGACAAGAAAAAAGAG GTTAAAGAGACTCCCGAGCCAAGGTCTCGAGCGGCAAATAATGCTACCAGTCGAGGTGTAAGAGGTGGTCCAGATCGAGGTGGGCGAAACAATTCTGCTTACAACAGCTCCATTG ATAACATGACCTCAAGGTCATCCGTCTCAGGATCTGGTATGCAATCAACCAATTCCACCCAGAAGCAAACAGTTCAAAG TTCCTCCGTGAACAAAAATCTGGTTGTTGATGCACCATCGGTACCACCACAAACATCATCTGGGTTTCAGCATGGCTGGTCTGGGACGCCAGGTCAGTTGTCAATGGCTGATATTGTGAAAATGGGTGGCAGGCCACAGGCTCAGGGGAAGCCTTCTACCAAGACTGTGGTCACAGCGGACAAAGGATATGCCGGACAATACCCATCTTTGCCCACCACTGTAAACCAGAATGCAAAACAATCTGCGAGCACAGTTGCACCAACAGAGCTTGACCAAGGGTTACCTTCTGCGCAAGATTCTGTTCTGGTTAAGGACCACAGTCACACAGCTGCTGATAACAAGCAGAAATATGATAATGATTGGTCTCCACAAGATGACCCGCCAGCAGGGAATCAATCCTCCCTCCCTGAGACATCTGGGGACCCATCATTATTTGAGGCACCATTACATCCATCGACGCATGTTGCTGATGCGGTTTACTTGCATGAAAATTCTTATTTGGATGATAACATCTCTGCTGCAATGAGATCAGGAAATGCTTCTGAGAGACACTTGGATCACTATGGAGGGAATTCTGAATATAATGATGGATTATTGCAGAACTCGAGTACCTATCTGGCTCAGACGCATTCTCACATAGAGGACCAAG CTGAGGAGTCCAATGCTGATGTATCAGCAGCAGCAAACTTCCAGGGTCTGAGCCTACATGATGAAGAGCTAGCTGCCACAAAGTTTGCCGAAGATAACCCAGCAGTTATAATTCCGGACCATCTGCAAGTTGCCAACACAGGCTGTGCCGGATTGAGCTTTGGCAGTTTCGGATCTGGTGCATTTTCTGGGCTCCTCCCACCGCCAAAGAGCACTGAAAACAATGTGGAGTTGCCTATTGTGGAGGAATCTGAACCTATAGATCATACAGATACGAG GGATCAAGATTTCTACGAAATTCCTCCGAATTCGCCACCAAACGAGAACCTTGAGGAAATTATGGGAGCTAGCACTGAGAATCTTGATGTACCTTCTGTTCAACAGCCTGATGTCCTGAGACAAGAAATACTGGATGATCCTTCAGGTGTTCAATATAATCTGCCATCAGTCTCGAGCCACGCGTATGCGAACCCAGCACAGCCAAATGCAATGGATGCCATGCAAGGAAGTAACCAAGCGCACACTCTTTCACACCTGTCAAGCTTGCTG CAATCAAATACGTTACAACAACACAACCTGTTGGGCTCTAATATGGCACCTCTTCGGGACTTGGACTTCGGTTTATCACCTTTGTTGGCAGCACAAGCACAATCAATGGGAGCAAGATATAACTCAGCTGCACCAACTACTACTGGCATGCAGGAG CCAATGAAGCCAGGAGTTTTCTCGAACACTCAATCCACACAAAATCTTCCGAGTACCAGCATTCAGATGGCCCCCTCTCTTCCTCAGCAATTAGTCCATCCTTACTCACAGCCCACTTTACCTATTGCACCTTTCGCAAATATGATTGGCGCAAATATGATTGGCTATAATCCATACTTGGCACAAAACTACCCTGCTTACCTACCATCAACAGCCTTCCAGCAAGCGTACTCGAGTAATGGACAGTTCCATCAGTCTGCCGCTGCTGTACCTGGAGCTGGCATGAAGTACTCGATGCCACAATACAAGAACAACATGTCAGCCGCaaacttacaacaacaacaacaaccttcGTCGGTTATATCTGGTTATGCAGGCTTTGGTAGCTCAAGTAACCTTCCAGGAAATTTTGCCCTCAACCAGAATGCTGCCCCTCCGTCGGCTAATCTTGGGTTTGATGAAGCATTGAGCGCTCAGTACAAAGAGGCCAATCAATACATGGCTCTCCAGCAGCAG GGCGACAACTCTGCGATGTGGCTTCATGGGGCTGGTTCAAGAACCGCGTCAGCAATTCCTCCTACCCAGTTCTATGGCTACCAGGGACAGAGCCAGCAGCAGGGCGCCTTCCGGCAGGCGCAGCAGCCCCAGCAGCCTTCTCAATACGGGGGCCATGGATACCCGGCGTTCTACCATTCCCAGGGCGGCGGCATGGCGCAGGAGCACCACCCCCAGAACCCGGCCGACGGAGCCCTGAATGGCTACCAGgcggcgcagcagcagcagcagcagcagcagcagccatctCACCAGAGCTGGCAGCAGCACGCCAACTACTGA